The Streptomyces laurentii genome contains a region encoding:
- a CDS encoding hypothetical protein (identified by MetaGeneAnnotator; putative;~sequence version:1) — protein MCLARCWVSEGTAERLNLRDAGPSKALLRQGVMGGWSLLENYTVDASICGQVFKGARWMPWHQEPMKDVGGHDSPRGAVNQALIRGFPNGETRQSSWAVTHA, from the coding sequence GTGTGCTTGGCACGTTGTTGGGTATCTGAGGGTACGGCCGAAAGGCTGAACCTTCGCGATGCCGGCCCCAGTAAAGCTCTGCTTCGGCAGGGTGTGATGGGTGGCTGGTCGTTGCTTGAGAACTACACAGTGGACGCGAGCATCTGTGGCCAAGTTTTTAAGGGCGCACGGTGGATGCCTTGGCACCAGGAACCGATGAAGGACGTGGGAGGCCACGATAGTCCCCGGGGAGCCGTCAACCAGGCTTTGATCCGGGGGTTTCCGAATGGGGAAACCCGGCAGTCGTCATGGGCTGTCACCCATGCCTG